The region CACTTCGTTTAGAATCTAATGGTATTTCGGTACACATTATTAAATCACCTTTTCAAATTCAATATTTATATCAAGGCCAACCACTGGTTTCAGAAAAAAAGGGATACTCTAAAATCGAAACAGGTGAAACCATTCAGTTTAATTTAGACGAGACTGAAGTGTTGTATGGTGGAGGCGCAAGAGCGTTAGGCATGAATCGTCGTGGAAATCGTTTACAATTGTACAATCGTGCACATTACGGTTACGAAACCCATAGCGAGTTAATGAATTATACCTTACCTATTGTAATGTCTTCTAAAAAATACATGATTCATTTTGATAATGCGCCTATTGGATATTTAGATTTAGATAGTAAGCACGATAATAGTTTAACGTATGAAACTATTTCCGGACGAAAAACGTATCAGGTTATTGCATCAGATTCGTGGGAAGATATTATAAATAATTACACCCAATTAACAGGAAAACAACCTATGCCACCACGTTGGGCTTTAGGAAATTTTTCTAGCCGATTTGGATATCATTCCGAAGCAGAAACTCGTGCAACAGTTTCAAAATTTAAAGCGGAAGAAATTCCTGTAGATGCCGTAATTTTAGATTTATATTGGTTTGGTAAAACCGTTGAAGGCACCATGGGGAATTTAGCTTTTGATACAGATTCATTTCCTACGCCTCAAAAAATGATTAAAGATTTTGAAAAACAGGGTGTAAATACCGTGTTAATTACAGAACCTTTTATATTAACAACATCTCACCGTTGGGAGGATGCTGTTGCAAATAATGTGTTGGCAAAAGATAGTTTAGGTAATCCGTTTACTTACGATTTCTTTTTTGGAAATACGGGGCTTATAGATATTTACAGTACGTCTGGTTTCGACTGGTTTTCTAATATCTATAAAGAGTTATTTAAAATGGGAGTATCCGGAATTTGGGGTGATTTAGGTGAGCCAGAGGTGCACCCTAAAGAATTGTTACATGCTACAGGAACAGCAGACGAAGTGCATAATATTTATGGGTATGATTGGGCAAGGTTAGTGTATGAAAGTAGTATAAATACAAATCCCAATACACGTCCTTTTGTATTAATGCGTGCCGGCTATTCTGGCTCGCAGCGCTACGGACTTATTCCATGGTCTGGCGATGTAAACCGTACTTGGGGCGGGTTACAAAGTCAGCCAGAAATTGCATTGCAAATGGGTATGCAAGGTTTAGGCTATATGCATAGTGATTTAGGTGGTTTTGCTGGAGACAATTTAGACGATGAACTTTATGTGCGATGGTTACAGTATGGCGTTTTTCAGCCTATTTATAGACCGCATGCACAAGAAGAAGTACCTAGTGAGCCTGTATTTAGAAGTGAACACGCTAAAAATTTAGCACGAAAAGCCATCAAATTACGATATGCTTTATTACCTTATAATTACAATTTAGCATTTCAAAACAATCAAAAAGGCACACCATTAATGCGTCCGTTATTTTTTGAAGATACCAAGGATACCACATTGCAAACTATAGCGAGTACCTATTATTGGGGCGATCAATTTTTGGTGTCTCCCATACTAAAATCAGGTGTAATTACACACGAGGTTGTCTTTCCTAAAAATCATATTTGGTTTGATTTTTATACAGATGAAAAGATTGAGGGTGGGCAAACCAAAGCAGTATCTGTGGTTAAAAATTCCATTCCAACTTATGTGAAAGCTGGTGCGTTTATACCCATGGCAAAACCCATGCAAAATACAAAAGCCTATACAGGGAACGATTTAATTCTTCATTATTATAATGATGTATCTGTGTCACAAAGCAACTACCAATGGTATAATGATGATGGTAAAACGGTAAAAGCTTTCGAAAAAGGTAAATATGAAAAACTTAATGTTTCATATCTAAACGATAAAAAAGGGGTAAAGTTTAAGTTTAAAGCAGAAATAGGGATGTCTTATCCTTCTAAAACAAAATTAATTCAGCTTACTATTCACAACTTATTAACAGCACCGAAGAGTATAAAAAATGGAAAAAAAGACATGTCGTTTACTTATAATAAACTTACGCATGTATTAGAAATTCCTGTAGTATGGGAAACAGAAAATGAGTTAGAACTTAAAATAATATTATAATGTTTAAACATCAAATAGTGTCAATTGCAATGATTTTATTAGTTTTAATCAGCTGTGATTCTAAAAACAAAGATATTTTGAAAGAAAGTAATATAACAGAAACGACCACTGCTCCAAAAAAGGAA is a window of Formosa sediminum DNA encoding:
- a CDS encoding glycoside hydrolase family 31 protein; translation: MKNILYIFIALHMFNVGIAQNPTRTFVKSESVTDGYKVAVNDGYYVFSLYNTDVIETTFVPKGETLKTQSHAVVLETHTKFNGVKDTPTSLRLESNGISVHIIKSPFQIQYLYQGQPLVSEKKGYSKIETGETIQFNLDETEVLYGGGARALGMNRRGNRLQLYNRAHYGYETHSELMNYTLPIVMSSKKYMIHFDNAPIGYLDLDSKHDNSLTYETISGRKTYQVIASDSWEDIINNYTQLTGKQPMPPRWALGNFSSRFGYHSEAETRATVSKFKAEEIPVDAVILDLYWFGKTVEGTMGNLAFDTDSFPTPQKMIKDFEKQGVNTVLITEPFILTTSHRWEDAVANNVLAKDSLGNPFTYDFFFGNTGLIDIYSTSGFDWFSNIYKELFKMGVSGIWGDLGEPEVHPKELLHATGTADEVHNIYGYDWARLVYESSINTNPNTRPFVLMRAGYSGSQRYGLIPWSGDVNRTWGGLQSQPEIALQMGMQGLGYMHSDLGGFAGDNLDDELYVRWLQYGVFQPIYRPHAQEEVPSEPVFRSEHAKNLARKAIKLRYALLPYNYNLAFQNNQKGTPLMRPLFFEDTKDTTLQTIASTYYWGDQFLVSPILKSGVITHEVVFPKNHIWFDFYTDEKIEGGQTKAVSVVKNSIPTYVKAGAFIPMAKPMQNTKAYTGNDLILHYYNDVSVSQSNYQWYNDDGKTVKAFEKGKYEKLNVSYLNDKKGVKFKFKAEIGMSYPSKTKLIQLTIHNLLTAPKSIKNGKKDMSFTYNKLTHVLEIPVVWETENELELKIIL